One genomic region from Rubinisphaera margarita encodes:
- a CDS encoding purine-nucleoside phosphorylase codes for MHGLCERIDETVGYIRSRWSREPRIGIICGTGLGKLIERMEPAETFTFEELPHFVPSTALGHAGKLICGKWHQTDVVALQGRLHFYEGYTLQEITFPVRVLHALGIDLLIITSASGGMHPQHHPGQIIVLDDHINLMGDNPLAGWNDDQLGPRYPDMSSPYDPPLIEKALDLARQQNISADRGVYVGVKGPNYETRAEYRFFRAIGGDVVGMSTVPETLVAIHAGMRVVGLSTVTNVCLPDALTPTSGQEVINVADSASRNVGVLIDGLIRHESKTMRGELFP; via the coding sequence ATGCACGGATTGTGTGAACGAATCGATGAAACAGTGGGCTACATTCGTAGCCGCTGGAGCCGTGAACCGAGAATCGGCATCATCTGCGGAACCGGACTCGGTAAGCTCATCGAACGCATGGAGCCAGCCGAGACGTTCACGTTCGAAGAGCTTCCGCACTTCGTTCCGTCCACCGCCCTGGGGCATGCCGGCAAGCTGATCTGCGGCAAGTGGCATCAGACCGATGTCGTGGCTCTGCAGGGACGGCTGCATTTCTATGAAGGTTACACGCTTCAGGAGATCACCTTTCCCGTGCGTGTGCTGCATGCGCTGGGCATCGATCTGCTGATTATTACCAGTGCCAGTGGCGGGATGCATCCGCAGCATCATCCCGGGCAGATTATTGTTCTCGATGATCACATCAACCTGATGGGCGATAATCCGCTCGCCGGCTGGAACGACGATCAACTCGGGCCGCGTTATCCAGACATGAGCAGCCCGTACGATCCCCCGCTCATTGAGAAAGCCCTCGACCTGGCGCGGCAGCAGAATATCTCCGCCGATCGCGGGGTGTATGTTGGAGTGAAGGGGCCCAACTACGAAACTCGAGCCGAGTATCGCTTCTTCCGGGCCATTGGCGGCGACGTTGTCGGAATGTCGACCGTGCCCGAGACGCTCGTGGCGATACACGCCGGCATGCGTGTTGTGGGACTTTCGACAGTCACAAACGTCTGCCTCCCAGATGCGCTCACGCCGACCTCCGGGCAGGAGGTGATCAACGTTGCCGATAGTGCTTCCCGCAACGTCGGGGTGCTCATCGACGGACTCATTCGCCACGAAAGCAAAACGATGCGTGGCGAGCTCTTCCCGTAA